CACGAGAGAAAGCAGAGGGACAGTTACTGATCTCTTCATTCTTGTAACCAGTGGCAGGATCCGAGAAAACACGGAGCTGAATCTGGAGGTTCAGGTTgcatattagaaaaaggttttcacccagagggtgatTGAGCTCtagaacaggctccccagggcagtggtcatgGCACCAAGACTGACTGAGTTCAAGAAGAATTTGGACACTGCTCTCAGGCACAGTgtgggattcttggggtgtcctgtgtagagttggactcaatgatcctggtgggtcccttccaactcggCACATTCTCTCTCTCACAGACTGCAAGGCTGCTTGGGGGTGCCCATGGCCCTCTGGCCACTTCCAGAGCTGTTTGTGTGCCTGGCGTGGTCAGGGCCAATCCCCTGGAACAGGGTGAGCTGTGGGGTCCTGCCATCGCTCCGACCCCTGTGTTTCCCTACCAGGTGTAGGACAGGTGTAGATGTTACTTGAAGCTTCAGCCTTCATTGCATATTACAAAGATGTACGAGAATAGGGAGAGGCCACACAGAACGAGTCTTTCTGAAGGAGCCTCTGGCACACGAGAACAAATGACGAGAACCTTCTGCAGCGCCTTGACAAGTCTCTGCAAGTAACGTTTTCTCTTTAACACTGGTATCAAGCCATGTGTTGCATCTTTCTCAGGGTGGAGCTTGGTAGAGAATTCATCATTCATGGCACACAGAACTACCTGAGACCAAGGCGTGAAGCTCCTACTTGGAGCACAGAACTATAACTACTTCTGCAGTTCTTTGGCTGTGTGTTGTATTGGCTCCCACAGAAAAGCATCTGGTCTATGATCTCTGGCAAGGTTTGCAGTAACTTACATAGCATGCCCCTTGGTTTTttgaaaaaaagctttcttcaCATCTGCAGCAATTTTACCTTTCAGCATGGCCTCCTTGGATCAGTAACACTGTTTCCTGTGGTAGGAAACTTACTTAGAGGAGGGAATAGACTGTACCAAAAGCTGCGCCAGGGTTAAGGCTGTTTGCAGATAATTGTTGCTTCTTCAGACTTCTTGGGGTGGCCCTCAGACTTACAAGTTATCATGCTCTGACACATTCAAGAAAGACCTTATGCAAATCTGCAATCACTTTCAGTCGCAAAGAGGGCAAGAGttatttctggcttttttgTAATGCATGTTGAGTGCAATGCTGAGCCCGACCTGAGTcaccaggagcaggacagaaaCATGAAGAGCTGAGAATATCTGAGTTATGTTGGTTCTGAAGAACTAACTTGAGGAAGTCTTATTTTTCCCCTGGGTCTGCTCTGCTACCTATGTTTGTGGCTGTGAAGCAGGGTTTTGTGGTGGGTTTGTTTGATGTCATGGAAGACAGTTAACTTCAAGACTTTTTCATTGATTCTTTAGCTCTGTCAACTTCCTTGGATATTGGGCTGAGTAACTGGAGCTTCCTCTATGTCACTGTCTCCCTGTGAGTAGAAACACCGTGTTCCCTTGGGAGCCTCTAGTGGGGTTTGGAAAGTGCTTTGCCGGGGTCTGTTTCTTGAGCAGGTGTTTGGTTAGTGGGGTCAGCATGCAGGGTCTTTGATAGCTTGCTGGTAACAATGAGGTAGAAATGAGTGACAGTTCCTAATAGGACTTTGATGGGAAGAATTACATTGAAGGAGTCTGACAGTGTATTTTGGTCCTTACAGCTACACAATGACCAAATCCTCTGCCATTCTCTTCATCCTGCTTTTTTCACTGCTCTTCAAGCTGGAGGAAATGGTAAGGGTCCCACTCAATGCTTTAGGGAGGGAGGTCAGACCCAGGAAAATAGGCAGCGCATGTACAAGATACATGTAAGCAGATGAATGGTGCAATTATGGGGATGAATCTGAAAGGAAGGAGGTGCCTGTCTCTGTTGTGTTTGCTCTCCTGCAGAGGGTGACATTGCTGCTGGTGGTTCTGCTCATTGCTGGGGGACTCTTCATGTTCACCTACAAGTCCACACAGTTCAACGCACAGGGGTTTGTGctggtgctctgtgcctctttCCTGGGGGGCATTCGCTGGACTCTCACACAGATACTGATGCAGAAGGCTGAACTGGGTATGTGGGGTGTTAGGAGGGGGTGGTGGTGCTGGTAACAGGGAGGGGAGTAAGGAGAGGTGATAACCCTtgctgcagaaacaaaacatCTCACTGAGGGTGTTTGAAACCTTGGGCACGGGATATCTGTTGGTGGGTAATGAAGGTGGCTTggtgtctgcagcagcacaggtgtGGGCATCACAAATAAGGTATATGTCTAGGAATGGTGCTAATAAAGGCTCTGGTGTTATTCCCTGGCTTGTTGCTGCCTGCTCTGTTATTGATTCTCCTCTTTCAGGGCTCCAGAATCCCATTGACATcatgtttcacctgcagccgCTCATGTTCCTGGGGCTCTTCCCACTCTTTGTGGTGTTTGAGGGTGCGTGAGTTAATTAGAGAAAGCAGGGATAGCTTTGCAGAGTGGTTGGGAGATTGCTGAGCAGTTTGTTGTTCGAGATAATTCACTTAGATAAGTGAACAGCTATGACCTCTGCAAAGTAGTTAGAGACCTGGATTTATCTTATGCTGGCAGGACATTAAAGAGGGCATAGAAGTAGTAGCCTGCCACACTTGTGGGAGTAAGGGCTGTGAAGAACtggctccacatcctcctgatACTGGAATGTGAGCAGCCCACCCCATCAATCTTACTAAGGGGaatcctgggagctgggaatggtATTCTGCTGCTCATTGTCTTGTTCCTAGGCCTGCCTTTATCCATATCAGAGAAGCTCTTCCGTTTCCATGAAGCAGGAATGCTGTTCTCTCTGGTAGGGAAGCTGTTCTTGGGTGGAATTCTTGCCTTTGGTCTAGGCTTTTCTGAGTTCCTCTTGGTTTCCAGAACATCTAGCCTCACCCTTTCCATTGCTGGCATTTTTAAGGTAAGGCATGGTTCCTGTGCTAATACTAGAAGGCAAGTACTGAGTCATACCTATTGGGCTTTATGTGTTGGGAGCTTGCTTAGATCCTTATAAAGTGTTGCTTGTTAATTTTGTTCTCCTTGCACCGGAGCTTGATGCTTTGCCTTGCAGTCTCTGCAGTGAAGTCTCTTGGTTCCTGACAGCAAAGGGCCCAGAGACTAGTGGCTGTTCTataaaaaattccattaatgGTCAAAGTTTGTTGGAATGTGGGATAGACTAAAACACATTGACCTCATGAGTGGCACATGGTGTGGAAAAGAGGAGGGGTAAGAAGGGCAAGCTCTTGCATCAGGCCTGCATATGACCAAACCACTGGTTTGAGCTATCTCTGTAACCTAGTTTGGCacatcctcccctccccagaGGAGTCCAGCACATATACTTTTGAGCTGAAGTGTGATATATGAAATCTCTCTGATGCAGAAGTTACAAGATTCCTCTGTAACTGAGCTGTTCAGTCAGATGACTTAAAATCCCACATCCCAGTTTGACAGGTTGTTTGTTTCTAGAATCTGTTTTTAGAGCTCTGTGCGCATGAAAGAATGCGCTGATAGAAATTTAGCAGCCTGATATCTTGATCTAGGCTTCAGCTGTAAAATGTCTCATGCATATCTCCTCAGGTCCTGCCCTGCCACT
This genomic stretch from Cinclus cinclus chromosome 18, bCinCin1.1, whole genome shotgun sequence harbors:
- the SLC35C2 gene encoding solute carrier family 35 member C2 isoform X1, which gives rise to MAAGAGGAALGRAALAAPLVLLYYGFSIGITFYNKWLMKSFPFPLLVTLLHLLLIFSLAALARALARWRSGRPRAALSWADCLRRAAPAALSTSLDIGLSNWSFLYVTVSLYTMTKSSAILFILLFSLLFKLEEMRVTLLLVVLLIAGGLFMFTYKSTQFNAQGFVLVLCASFLGGIRWTLTQILMQKAELGLQNPIDIMFHLQPLMFLGLFPLFVVFEGLPLSISEKLFRFHEAGMLFSLVGKLFLGGILAFGLGFSEFLLVSRTSSLTLSIAGIFKEICILFLATHLLGDRLSLLNWLGFAVCLLGISLHVVLKAMNSKGDKALEPHKETSSDPDLELLLRHPEHGEEEEEVVETPQQH
- the SLC35C2 gene encoding solute carrier family 35 member C2 isoform X2 — translated: MTKSSAILFILLFSLLFKLEEMRVTLLLVVLLIAGGLFMFTYKSTQFNAQGFVLVLCASFLGGIRWTLTQILMQKAELGLQNPIDIMFHLQPLMFLGLFPLFVVFEGLPLSISEKLFRFHEAGMLFSLVGKLFLGGILAFGLGFSEFLLVSRTSSLTLSIAGIFKEICILFLATHLLGDRLSLLNWLGFAVCLLGISLHVVLKAMNSKGDKALEPHKETSSDPDLELLLRHPEHGEEEEEVVETPQQH